The Streptomyces sp. DH-12 genome has a window encoding:
- a CDS encoding PhoX family protein, whose translation MRKLLPLIGTPSGAHPGGRSALTCRFRCGDACFHEVPNTSDNEYVGDIVAGALSRRSMMRAAAVVTVAAAGAGAVGVAAAPEAQAAPAAKGRTPHTPKGARGLRFTPVPPNTRDAVTVPEGYRQNVVIRWGEPILRGAPAFDPERQSAKAQAGQFGYNCDFLALLPLKGERNRQLLVANHEYTDEILMFRDYDPENPTREQVEIAWAAHGLAVVAVEGDHRSGRLTAVGRHHLNRRLTATSEFRLTGPVAGSDLVKTSADPSGTRVLGTLNNCAGGTTPWGTTLHGEENFNQYFAHGSSATDKRYGIGSGATERKWERFDKRFDLAQEPNEAHRFGYVVELDPYDPDSTPRKHTALGRFKHEGATVRLTHDGRPVVYSGDDERFDYFYKFVGSKRMRHGNSRAAREHNLSLLDEGTLYVAKLTGDSPAFEIDGTGKLPRDGEFDGSGEWIPLATATARGAVSHVEGMTAEEVFVFTRLAGDKVGATKMDRPEDIEPNPVTGKVYVALTNNSNRGVGSHPKADEANPRHANKHGHVLELTERWNRPESTRFAWSLFLVAGDPEDPATYFAGFPKDAVSPISCPDNVAFDAHGNLWISTDGSALGSHDGLFGVATRGERRGELKQFLTVPTGAETCGPVVQDRRVLVAVQHPGEVDGATVERPASTWPDGPGTYVRPAVVAVWRADGRDIGV comes from the coding sequence GTGCGAAAGCTGCTGCCGTTGATCGGAACGCCGTCCGGTGCGCATCCCGGCGGCCGGTCCGCCCTGACCTGCCGTTTCCGGTGTGGTGACGCCTGCTTCCACGAGGTGCCCAACACCAGTGACAACGAGTACGTCGGTGACATCGTCGCCGGTGCCCTCAGCCGCCGTTCGATGATGCGGGCCGCCGCCGTCGTGACCGTCGCCGCGGCCGGCGCCGGCGCGGTGGGCGTCGCCGCCGCCCCCGAGGCGCAGGCGGCCCCGGCCGCCAAGGGCCGCACACCTCACACCCCCAAGGGCGCCCGGGGCCTCAGGTTCACGCCCGTCCCGCCCAACACCCGTGACGCCGTCACCGTGCCGGAGGGCTACCGGCAGAACGTCGTCATCCGCTGGGGCGAGCCCATCCTGCGCGGTGCGCCCGCCTTCGACCCGGAGCGGCAGAGCGCGAAGGCGCAGGCCGGGCAGTTCGGGTACAACTGCGACTTCCTCGCGCTGCTGCCCCTGAAGGGCGAGCGGAACCGGCAGCTGCTGGTCGCCAACCACGAGTACACCGACGAGATCCTCATGTTCCGGGACTACGACCCGGAGAACCCGACGCGCGAGCAGGTGGAGATCGCCTGGGCCGCGCACGGCCTCGCCGTCGTCGCCGTGGAGGGCGACCACAGGAGCGGCAGGCTCACGGCCGTGGGACGGCACCACCTCAACCGGCGGCTGACCGCCACCTCCGAGTTCCGGCTCACCGGTCCCGTCGCCGGCTCCGACCTGGTGAAGACCTCCGCCGACCCGAGCGGCACCCGCGTGCTCGGCACCCTCAACAACTGCGCCGGCGGCACCACCCCGTGGGGCACCACCCTGCACGGCGAGGAGAACTTCAACCAGTACTTCGCCCACGGCAGCAGCGCCACGGACAAGCGGTACGGGATCGGCAGCGGTGCGACCGAGCGCAAGTGGGAGCGGTTCGACAAGCGGTTCGACCTCGCCCAGGAGCCGAACGAGGCGCACCGCTTCGGCTACGTCGTCGAGCTCGACCCGTACGACCCCGACTCCACCCCGCGCAAGCACACCGCGCTCGGCCGGTTCAAGCACGAGGGCGCGACCGTGCGGCTGACGCACGACGGGCGGCCGGTCGTCTACTCCGGCGACGACGAGCGGTTCGACTACTTCTACAAGTTCGTCGGCAGCAAGCGGATGCGGCACGGCAACAGCCGCGCGGCCCGCGAGCACAACCTCTCGCTGCTCGACGAGGGCACGCTCTACGTCGCCAAGCTCACCGGCGACTCGCCCGCCTTCGAGATCGACGGCACGGGGAAGCTGCCGAGGGACGGGGAGTTCGACGGCAGCGGCGAGTGGATCCCGCTGGCCACCGCGACCGCCCGCGGCGCCGTCTCGCACGTGGAGGGCATGACCGCCGAGGAGGTCTTTGTCTTCACGCGTCTCGCCGGCGACAAGGTCGGCGCCACGAAGATGGACCGCCCCGAGGACATCGAGCCCAACCCGGTCACCGGCAAGGTGTACGTCGCGCTCACCAACAACTCCAACCGCGGCGTCGGCTCCCACCCGAAGGCGGACGAGGCGAACCCGCGGCACGCCAACAAGCACGGCCACGTCCTGGAGCTCACCGAGCGGTGGAACCGGCCGGAGAGCACGAGGTTCGCCTGGTCGCTGTTCCTCGTCGCGGGCGACCCGGAGGATCCGGCGACGTACTTCGCCGGCTTCCCCAAGGACGCCGTCAGCCCGATCTCCTGCCCGGACAACGTCGCCTTCGACGCGCACGGCAACCTGTGGATCTCCACCGACGGCAGCGCCCTCGGCTCCCACGACGGCCTCTTCGGCGTCGCCACGCGCGGGGAGCGGCGCGGTGAGCTGAAGCAGTTCCTGACCGTGCCGACGGGTGCGGAGACCTGCGGCCCGGTCGTCCAGGACCGTCGCGTGCTGGTCGCCGTGCAGCATCCGGGCGAGGTGGACGGGGCGACCGTGGAGCGGCCCGCCAGCACCTGGCCCGACGGGCCCGGCACGTACGTCCGCCCGGCGGTCGTCGCGGTGTGGCGCGCGGACGGGCGGGACATCGGCGTCTGA
- a CDS encoding VWA domain-containing protein, whose amino-acid sequence MGILTLLRNAFGRSRRAKSAEAEGAAPAAEATETAAPTTPEPSPERTVPSPSPSPEPSASAGTPATPATPTTSTVPEPRESDEHDLVSAAFDRVSVPRPTRPSGEEEKRWTETPKPERERERAAETPEPEWEAEASKREREPKPEREAEASETETRAQASETQPEETTPEPKTAPETEPKAEAEPESKPTPEPEPKTEAQAEPEAEPEPEEALARTEAATTAEEPEAKPTPEPEPTPEATPEPKAEPEPEAEADADAKPKAEAAPEPVAAAEPEAAPRSEAEGTAEPGAKAEPEPEPAPEPKPAAQAPEPESESAPAPESTPEATPAAADDEQVPQGPPAPDDETRTGGAGGSETPAEGEAEAEAEPRTAPAGKPATPATPATALRDTTLTTAYKAAGTVLEQHNLTGARAKVHLVLDRSASMRPYYKDGSAQALAEQALALAAHLDTEATLHVTFFSTELDGTGELTLSDHENKIDKLHAELGRMGRTSYHAAVEAVLGRHAEEPAGTPALVIFQTDGAPDAKTPATKALTEAAENHPDVFFSFVAFGEHDNKAFDYLRKLKTGNTSFFHAGPAPRELTDKELYEGVLASWRP is encoded by the coding sequence ATGGGCATTCTCACTCTCCTGCGGAACGCGTTCGGCCGGTCACGTAGAGCGAAGTCCGCCGAAGCGGAGGGTGCGGCGCCGGCCGCCGAGGCGACGGAAACGGCGGCTCCGACGACGCCCGAGCCGTCCCCGGAGCGCACGGTCCCGTCCCCGTCCCCGTCCCCGGAGCCGTCGGCCTCCGCGGGCACCCCTGCGACTCCGGCGACCCCGACGACCTCGACGGTCCCGGAACCACGTGAAAGCGACGAACACGACCTGGTGAGCGCGGCTTTCGACAGGGTGTCGGTCCCACGTCCGACGCGGCCGTCCGGCGAGGAGGAGAAGCGGTGGACGGAGACGCCGAAGCCGGAGCGGGAGCGGGAGCGGGCAGCGGAGACGCCGGAGCCGGAGTGGGAGGCTGAGGCGTCGAAGCGGGAGCGGGAGCCGAAGCCGGAGCGCGAGGCTGAGGCGTCGGAGACGGAGACCCGGGCTCAGGCGTCGGAGACGCAGCCCGAGGAGACGACTCCGGAGCCGAAGACGGCCCCTGAGACGGAGCCGAAGGCCGAGGCGGAGCCCGAGAGCAAGCCCACCCCGGAGCCGGAGCCGAAGACCGAGGCGCAGGCAGAGCCGGAAGCGGAGCCGGAGCCGGAGGAAGCCCTCGCCAGGACCGAGGCGGCGACCACGGCCGAGGAGCCCGAGGCCAAGCCGACCCCCGAGCCGGAACCGACGCCCGAAGCGACCCCGGAGCCCAAGGCTGAGCCCGAGCCCGAGGCCGAAGCCGACGCCGACGCCAAGCCGAAGGCAGAGGCGGCCCCGGAGCCCGTGGCCGCCGCCGAGCCGGAGGCAGCACCCCGGTCCGAGGCCGAGGGAACCGCCGAGCCCGGGGCAAAGGCGGAACCGGAGCCCGAGCCGGCGCCCGAGCCGAAGCCCGCAGCTCAGGCACCGGAACCGGAATCGGAATCGGCACCGGCACCGGAGTCCACGCCGGAGGCGACTCCCGCAGCCGCCGACGACGAGCAGGTCCCACAGGGGCCACCCGCACCCGACGACGAGACCCGCACGGGTGGTGCGGGTGGGAGCGAAACCCCGGCCGAAGGCGAAGCCGAGGCCGAGGCCGAACCCCGCACGGCCCCCGCCGGCAAGCCCGCCACCCCCGCCACCCCTGCCACCGCGCTCCGCGACACCACCCTCACCACCGCCTACAAAGCCGCCGGCACCGTCCTCGAGCAGCACAACCTCACCGGCGCCCGTGCCAAGGTCCACCTCGTCCTCGACCGCTCCGCGTCCATGCGCCCGTACTACAAGGACGGCTCGGCCCAGGCCCTCGCCGAGCAGGCCCTCGCCCTGGCCGCGCACCTGGACACCGAGGCCACGCTCCACGTGACGTTCTTCTCCACCGAGCTGGACGGCACCGGCGAGCTGACCCTCTCCGACCACGAGAACAAGATCGACAAGCTGCACGCGGAGCTCGGCCGGATGGGCCGTACCAGCTACCACGCGGCCGTCGAGGCGGTTCTCGGCCGGCACGCCGAGGAGCCGGCCGGCACCCCCGCCCTGGTGATCTTCCAGACGGACGGCGCCCCCGACGCCAAGACCCCGGCCACCAAGGCCCTCACCGAGGCCGCGGAGAACCACCCCGACGTGTTCTTCTCCTTCGTCGCCTTCGGCGAGCACGACAACAAGGCGTTCGACTACCTCCGCAAGCTCAAGACCGGCAACACCTCCTTCTTCCACGCGGGCCCGGCCCCCCGCGAGCTCACGGACAAGGAGCTGTACGAGGGCGTCCTGGCGTCCTGGCGCCCGTAG
- the metG gene encoding methionine--tRNA ligase: MAATGSEKQGAKAFYVTTPIYYVNDAPHLGHAYTTVAGDVLTRWHRQRGEKVWYLTGTDEHGQKIMRTAEANGVTPQAWADKLVTEAWKPLWEHLDIANDDFIRTTQKRHTDRVQEFVQDLYDKGEIYKGGYEGPYCVGCEEYKLPGELLDGEGEYAGQKLCPIHKKPVEILSEENYFFKLSEYSEKLLAHYEANPGFIQPESARNEVVNFVRQGLQDLSISRSTFDWGVKVPWDDRHVIYVWVDALLNYATAVGYNENPEKFGSTFPADVHLVGKDILRFHAIIWPAMLMAQGLPLPGKIAANGWLMVGGEKMSKSNLTGIKPQDLTSHFGVDAYRWYFLRAIAFGQDGSFSWEDFSARYTSELANDYGNLASRVAAMVGKYFGGELPAATADGDAEKAVHDGLAKAVEEADRRIGEELDFQGGILAVFDFVKQVNGYITEQEPWKVAKDDSPEGKARLATILYTAAESLRAVAVLLNPVMPETSQKLWDSLGAEPSLGALADQKVQECGTWGLLPAGSTVTKGAVLFPRLEEKPTA; encoded by the coding sequence ATGGCGGCCACTGGATCAGAGAAGCAGGGGGCGAAGGCGTTCTACGTCACGACCCCCATCTACTACGTCAACGACGCTCCTCACCTGGGCCACGCCTACACGACCGTCGCAGGCGACGTGCTCACCCGCTGGCACCGCCAGCGGGGCGAGAAGGTGTGGTACCTCACCGGCACGGACGAGCACGGTCAGAAGATCATGCGCACGGCCGAGGCGAACGGGGTCACCCCGCAGGCCTGGGCCGACAAGCTCGTCACGGAGGCCTGGAAGCCCCTGTGGGAGCACCTCGACATCGCGAACGACGACTTCATCCGCACCACGCAGAAGCGGCACACCGACCGCGTCCAGGAGTTCGTGCAGGACCTGTACGACAAGGGCGAGATCTACAAGGGCGGCTACGAGGGTCCGTACTGCGTGGGCTGCGAGGAGTACAAGCTCCCCGGTGAGCTGCTCGACGGCGAGGGCGAGTACGCGGGCCAGAAGCTGTGCCCGATCCACAAGAAGCCGGTGGAGATCCTCAGCGAGGAGAACTACTTCTTCAAGCTCAGCGAGTACAGCGAGAAGCTCCTCGCGCACTACGAGGCCAACCCCGGCTTCATCCAGCCGGAGTCCGCGCGCAACGAGGTCGTGAACTTCGTCCGCCAGGGCCTGCAGGACCTCTCCATCTCGCGCTCGACGTTCGACTGGGGCGTCAAGGTCCCGTGGGACGACAGGCACGTCATCTACGTGTGGGTCGACGCGCTGCTGAACTACGCGACGGCGGTCGGCTACAACGAGAACCCGGAGAAGTTCGGGTCGACGTTCCCCGCCGACGTGCACCTGGTCGGCAAGGACATCCTCCGCTTCCACGCGATCATCTGGCCGGCCATGCTGATGGCGCAGGGCCTGCCGCTGCCGGGCAAGATCGCCGCGAACGGCTGGCTGATGGTCGGCGGCGAGAAGATGAGCAAGTCGAACCTGACCGGCATCAAGCCGCAGGACCTGACCTCGCACTTCGGCGTGGACGCGTACCGCTGGTACTTCCTGCGCGCGATCGCGTTCGGCCAGGACGGCTCCTTCTCCTGGGAGGACTTCTCCGCCCGCTACACCAGCGAGCTGGCCAACGACTACGGCAACCTCGCCTCCCGTGTGGCGGCGATGGTCGGCAAGTACTTCGGCGGCGAGCTGCCGGCCGCGACGGCCGACGGCGACGCCGAGAAGGCGGTCCACGACGGCCTGGCGAAGGCCGTCGAGGAGGCCGACCGCCGCATCGGCGAGGAGCTGGACTTCCAGGGCGGCATCCTGGCGGTCTTCGACTTCGTGAAGCAGGTCAACGGCTACATCACCGAGCAGGAGCCCTGGAAGGTCGCCAAGGACGACTCGCCGGAGGGCAAGGCCCGCCTGGCGACGATCCTCTACACGGCCGCGGAGTCCCTGCGCGCGGTGGCCGTCCTGCTGAACCCGGTCATGCCGGAGACCTCCCAGAAGCTCTGGGACTCCCTCGGCGCGGAGCCCTCCCTGGGCGCCCTCGCCGACCAGAAGGTCCAGGAGTGCGGCACCTGGGGCCTGCTCCCCGCCGGCTCCACGGTCACCAAGGGCGCGGTCCTCTTCCCCCGTCTCGAGGAGAAGCCCACCGCGTAA
- a CDS encoding PH domain-containing protein, translated as MALFGNAHTVDPAKAQQDYARLLGHGEQVHAAFLLIRDTILFTDRRLILVDKQGITGKKTEYHSIPYRSISHFAVETAGHFDLDAELKIWISGSPTPVQKTFTKGVDIYEVQAILTQFVAR; from the coding sequence ATGGCACTTTTCGGCAACGCGCACACCGTCGACCCGGCCAAGGCCCAGCAGGACTACGCCCGGCTCCTGGGCCACGGCGAGCAGGTGCACGCGGCGTTCCTGCTGATACGCGACACCATCCTGTTCACGGACCGCCGGCTGATCCTGGTCGACAAGCAGGGCATCACCGGCAAGAAGACCGAGTACCACTCGATCCCGTACCGCAGCATCTCCCACTTCGCAGTCGAGACCGCCGGCCACTTCGACCTCGACGCCGAGCTGAAGATCTGGATCTCCGGCTCCCCCACCCCGGTGCAGAAGACCTTCACCAAGGGCGTCGACATCTACGAGGTCCAGGCGATCCTCACCCAGTTCGTGGCGCGGTAG
- a CDS encoding DUF397 domain-containing protein has protein sequence MIRKDSAGDVSELAWFKSSYSDGNEGDSCVEVATTPGTVHVRDSKCRDAGPRLAVAPEAWADFVAYASGSRAID, from the coding sequence ATGATCCGCAAGGACTCCGCCGGGGACGTCTCCGAACTGGCTTGGTTCAAGAGCAGTTACAGCGACGGCAACGAAGGCGACTCCTGCGTCGAGGTAGCCACCACCCCCGGCACCGTCCACGTCCGCGACTCCAAGTGCCGGGACGCCGGCCCCCGCCTCGCCGTCGCGCCGGAGGCATGGGCGGACTTCGTGGCGTACGCGTCCGGGAGCAGGGCCATCGACTGA
- a CDS encoding helix-turn-helix transcriptional regulator, producing MSVDGEVRQLRTEADEPGWEVDPDDEWGVAVVATVGRQLKLRREAVGMRAGEFGKAVGYGEDLVYKIESGKRIPRPEYLDRADEVLGAGGLLSAMKEDVARVRYPKKVRDLAQMEARAVEIGVYVCHSISGLLQTPEHARAAFESRQPPYSEAEVERMVAARVARQSIFDRDPAPALAFVLEEAPLRRPLGGTMVWRRQLERLLEVGRLRNVSLQVMPTHRETHPGLDGKIELLKFEDGTAVGRSDGAFNGRPISDPRQLRILELRYGTIRAQALPPGESLAFIEQLLGET from the coding sequence ATGTCGGTGGACGGCGAGGTTCGGCAGCTGAGGACGGAGGCTGACGAGCCGGGGTGGGAGGTGGACCCGGACGACGAGTGGGGCGTGGCCGTGGTCGCCACCGTGGGGCGGCAGTTGAAGCTGCGGCGGGAAGCGGTCGGCATGCGGGCCGGCGAGTTCGGCAAGGCCGTGGGGTACGGCGAGGACCTCGTCTACAAGATCGAGAGCGGGAAGCGGATTCCCCGGCCGGAGTATCTGGACAGGGCGGACGAGGTGCTGGGGGCGGGTGGGCTGCTCTCGGCCATGAAGGAGGACGTGGCTAGGGTCCGGTACCCGAAGAAGGTCCGGGATCTAGCCCAGATGGAGGCGCGGGCGGTCGAGATCGGCGTGTACGTGTGCCACAGCATCAGCGGGCTGTTGCAAACGCCTGAGCATGCCAGGGCGGCCTTCGAATCACGGCAACCTCCGTACTCGGAGGCGGAAGTTGAGCGGATGGTCGCCGCTCGCGTGGCTCGGCAGTCGATCTTTGATCGGGACCCTGCTCCCGCGCTCGCCTTCGTCTTGGAAGAGGCGCCGCTTCGCAGGCCACTCGGGGGCACAATGGTGTGGCGGCGACAACTCGAACGTCTGTTGGAGGTGGGGCGGTTGCGTAACGTCTCCCTCCAAGTGATGCCGACCCACCGGGAGACCCACCCGGGCCTGGACGGCAAGATCGAGTTGCTGAAGTTCGAGGACGGAACGGCCGTGGGACGGTCTGACGGTGCGTTCAACGGGCGGCCGATCTCCGATCCGAGGCAGCTCCGCATCCTTGAGCTGCGGTATGGCACCATCCGGGCGCAGGCCCTCCCACCGGGGGAGTCGCTGGCTTTCATCGAGCAACTTCTGGGAGAAACATGA
- a CDS encoding ATP-binding protein: MNQKITAPGHTVRNFSVLLSPTPRGARLARLFASEQLRAWGLPLDPAQLIVAELANNAVTHGRVPGRNVRLLLYVVGGTLRIEVTDTRGDRLPDLRSPDPDAETGRGLTLVAALADRWGVTHDLPPRKTVWAELTFPAPQSPEHDSPRSGRTCAPYAPPTGEKAPHQTPPLPPAGQTHSRE; the protein is encoded by the coding sequence GTGAACCAGAAAATCACCGCCCCCGGACACACCGTCCGCAACTTCAGCGTCCTGCTGTCCCCCACACCCCGAGGCGCCCGCCTCGCCCGCCTGTTCGCCTCCGAACAACTGCGCGCCTGGGGACTCCCGTTGGACCCGGCCCAGCTCATCGTGGCCGAGCTGGCGAACAACGCCGTCACCCACGGCCGCGTCCCCGGCCGGAACGTCCGGCTCCTGCTCTACGTGGTCGGCGGGACTCTCCGGATCGAGGTGACGGACACGCGCGGTGACCGGCTCCCGGATCTCCGGTCCCCGGACCCGGACGCCGAGACCGGCCGCGGCCTGACCCTCGTGGCCGCCCTCGCCGACCGCTGGGGCGTCACCCACGACCTGCCGCCCCGCAAGACGGTCTGGGCCGAACTCACCTTCCCCGCACCGCAGTCACCGGAACACGACTCCCCGCGCTCCGGCCGGACCTGCGCTCCCTATGCACCACCCACGGGGGAGAAAGCACCCCACCAAACCCCACCCCTCCCTCCCGCCGGGCAAACTCACTCCCGCGAGTGA
- a CDS encoding helix-turn-helix domain-containing protein: MDTENPSVPMRVQSRIRGKNHPDGQPFAGVVHDHVRHTENFTVIGNDLAQHPELSLLAIGLACYIQSVRRGTAVDIKTLAARFPEGPTRIAAALRELEAHGYLRRTRERTPTGRIVTRTVSCNRPGHHAARETAARRPARRTAPDEPTPRKRRLPAVPQPSHPWPALLQAALDVLAGLRRQDPRLLLSATDAEHLAPGVAAWLERDLTPTAVRHALAADLPDEPLIRPAAFLAHRLTAQLPPPPPPRLPASPAPGPRPPLQNCDGCDLAFRAPEPGRCRKCRERDARVPGDTGGGEIHAAG; the protein is encoded by the coding sequence ATGGATACCGAAAACCCTAGCGTGCCCATGCGCGTCCAGTCCCGTATCCGGGGCAAGAACCACCCCGACGGACAGCCGTTCGCCGGCGTCGTCCACGACCACGTCCGCCACACCGAGAACTTCACGGTGATCGGCAACGACCTGGCCCAGCACCCGGAGCTGTCCCTGCTCGCCATCGGACTGGCCTGTTACATCCAGTCCGTGCGGCGGGGCACCGCCGTCGACATCAAGACCCTCGCGGCCCGCTTCCCCGAGGGCCCCACCCGGATCGCCGCCGCCCTGCGGGAGCTCGAAGCGCACGGCTACCTGCGCCGCACCCGCGAGCGCACGCCCACCGGCCGGATCGTCACCCGCACGGTGTCCTGCAACCGGCCGGGGCACCACGCGGCGCGGGAGACGGCCGCCCGCAGGCCCGCCCGCCGCACGGCCCCCGACGAGCCCACGCCCCGCAAGCGGCGCCTCCCCGCCGTGCCCCAGCCGTCGCACCCCTGGCCCGCCCTGCTCCAGGCGGCCCTCGACGTCCTGGCCGGCCTGCGCCGCCAGGACCCCCGGCTGCTCCTCTCCGCCACCGACGCCGAGCACCTCGCCCCCGGCGTCGCCGCCTGGCTGGAGCGCGACCTCACCCCCACCGCCGTACGCCACGCCCTCGCCGCGGACCTGCCGGACGAGCCCCTGATCCGTCCGGCCGCCTTCCTCGCCCACCGCCTGACCGCCCAACTCCCGCCCCCGCCGCCGCCCCGGCTACCGGCCTCACCGGCCCCCGGTCCCCGTCCTCCCCTCCAGAACTGCGACGGCTGCGACCTCGCCTTCCGAGCACCCGAACCGGGCAGGTGCCGTAAGTGCAGAGAGCGGGACGCCCGCGTGCCGGGAGACACCGGCGGTGGTGAGATCCACGCGGCAGGATGA
- the aspS gene encoding aspartate--tRNA ligase — protein MHRYRSHTCGELRASDVGTDVRLSGWLHNRRDLGGILFIDLRDHYGITQLVARPGTEAYEALDKLSKETVVRVDGKAVSRGAENVNPDLPTGEIEVEVSEVEVLGEAAPLPFTINTEDGVNEERRLEYRFLDLRRERMHRNIMLRTQVISAIRQKMTALGFNEMTTPILSATSPEGARDFVVPSRLNPGKFYALPQAPQQFKQLLMISGFDRYFQIAPCFRDEDARADRSPGEFYQLDVEMSFVEQEDVFQPIEKLMTELFEEFGNGRHVTSPFPRIPFREAMLKYGSDKPDLRAQLELVDITDVFEGSEFKAFAGKHVRALPVPDVSGQPRKFFDQLGDYAVSQGAKGLAWVRVGEDGSLTGPIAKFLTEDNVAELTKRLALAPGHAVFFGAGEFDEVSKIMGAVRVEAAKRAGHFEENVFRFCWIVDFPMYEKDEETGAIDFSHNPFSMPQGGLEALETQDPLDILGWQYDIVCNGVELSSGAIRNHEPEIMLKAFEIAGYDRETVEEKFAGMLRAFRFGAPPHGGIAPGVDRIVMLLADEPNIRETIAFPLNGNAQDLMMGAPTELEETRLKELHLSVRKPQPK, from the coding sequence ATGCATCGGTACAGGTCCCACACCTGCGGCGAGCTCCGCGCCTCTGACGTCGGCACCGACGTCCGGCTGAGTGGCTGGCTGCACAATCGGCGCGACCTGGGCGGCATCCTCTTCATCGATCTGCGCGATCACTACGGGATCACCCAGCTGGTGGCCCGTCCGGGCACCGAGGCGTACGAGGCGCTCGACAAGCTCTCCAAGGAGACCGTGGTCCGCGTCGACGGCAAGGCCGTCTCGCGCGGTGCGGAGAACGTCAACCCCGACCTGCCGACCGGTGAGATCGAGGTCGAGGTCTCCGAGGTCGAGGTGCTGGGCGAGGCGGCCCCCCTGCCGTTCACCATCAACACCGAGGACGGTGTCAACGAGGAGCGGCGCCTGGAGTACCGCTTCCTCGACCTGCGCCGCGAGCGCATGCACCGCAACATCATGCTGCGCACGCAGGTCATCTCGGCGATCCGCCAGAAGATGACCGCGCTGGGCTTCAACGAGATGACCACGCCGATCCTGTCCGCGACCTCCCCCGAGGGCGCGCGCGACTTCGTGGTCCCCTCCCGCCTGAACCCCGGCAAGTTCTACGCGCTGCCGCAGGCCCCGCAGCAGTTCAAGCAGCTGCTGATGATCTCGGGCTTCGACCGCTACTTCCAGATCGCGCCCTGCTTCCGCGACGAGGACGCCCGCGCCGACCGCTCGCCGGGCGAGTTCTACCAGCTCGACGTCGAGATGAGCTTCGTCGAGCAGGAGGACGTCTTCCAGCCGATCGAGAAGCTGATGACCGAGCTGTTCGAGGAGTTCGGCAACGGCCGTCATGTGACGTCGCCGTTCCCGCGCATCCCGTTCCGCGAGGCGATGCTGAAGTACGGCTCCGACAAGCCGGACCTGCGCGCCCAGCTGGAGCTCGTCGACATCACCGACGTCTTCGAGGGTTCGGAGTTCAAGGCGTTCGCCGGCAAGCACGTGCGCGCGCTGCCGGTGCCGGACGTCTCCGGCCAGCCCCGCAAGTTCTTCGACCAGCTCGGCGACTACGCGGTCTCCCAGGGCGCGAAGGGCCTGGCGTGGGTGCGCGTCGGCGAGGACGGCTCGCTGACCGGTCCGATCGCGAAGTTCCTCACCGAGGACAACGTCGCGGAGCTGACCAAGCGGCTGGCGCTGGCCCCCGGCCACGCGGTGTTCTTCGGCGCGGGCGAGTTCGACGAGGTCTCGAAGATCATGGGCGCGGTGCGGGTCGAGGCCGCCAAGCGCGCCGGCCACTTCGAGGAGAACGTCTTCCGCTTCTGCTGGATCGTCGACTTCCCGATGTACGAGAAGGACGAGGAGACCGGCGCGATCGACTTCTCCCACAACCCCTTCTCGATGCCGCAGGGCGGCCTGGAGGCCCTGGAGACCCAGGACCCGCTGGACATCCTGGGCTGGCAGTACGACATCGTCTGCAACGGCGTCGAGCTGTCCTCCGGCGCGATCCGGAACCACGAGCCCGAGATCATGCTCAAGGCGTTCGAGATCGCTGGCTACGACCGCGAGACGGTCGAGGAGAAGTTCGCCGGCATGCTCCGCGCGTTCCGCTTCGGCGCCCCGCCGCACGGCGGCATCGCCCCCGGCGTCGACCGCATCGTCATGCTCCTCGCCGACGAGCCCAACATCCGCGAGACCATCGCCTTCCCCCTCAACGGCAACGCCCAGGACCTGATGATGGGCGCGCCGACGGAGCTGGAGGAGACACGGCTGAAGGAGCTGCACCTGTCGGTGCGGAAGCCGCAGCCGAAGTAG